One region of Culex pipiens pallens isolate TS chromosome 2, TS_CPP_V2, whole genome shotgun sequence genomic DNA includes:
- the LOC120423489 gene encoding zinc finger protein 568-like, whose amino-acid sequence MMDTFNPESQPISISQQFCSFCLRARHPNKEFFNDGSSDKLQLQHLLGYDFRLENYFICKPCWKMSQLLQDFRLRCVKAYSLVERVDQGLKAEDDWFSERNITKIESFRMVIKDQLQEIEKLNESTSGDVLAMKTELIGVKTEPIDEGSIKSDEENMSWQFDQYAVKDVVEDALETAFDFSEIKIEPNEAYITHDSRSDAAEDKQHDSINNGSQPRNTYQCPECPTKFTSHQRLAAHVIKHAGNKPYKCRNSCEKEFATTKNRRKHEQRCGNEVYQCNLCEVQLDRRRSLFDHYNAVHPGEPKHPCAHCEKRFKKKEQLQRHEKRIHSGDRVREFSCQQCGRTFAENGTLKKHMKIHI is encoded by the exons ATGATGGACACCTTCAACCCAGAAAGTCAACCCATTTCGATTTCACAACAGTTCTGTTCATTCTGTCTACGTGCAAGGCATCCAAACAAAGAGTTCTTCAACGATGGAAGTTCCGATAAACTACAGCTTCAACACCTTCTCGGGTACGACTTCCGGCTGGAAAACTACTTCATCTGCAAACCATGCTGGAAGATGTCACAGTTGCTTCAGGACTTCCGGTTACGGTGCGTGAAAGCATACAGTCTGGTCGAACGCGTTGACCAAGGATTGAAAGCGGAGGACGATTGGTTCAGTGAAAGGAATATAACAAAAATCGAGAGCTTCCGGATGGTGATCAAGGATCAGCTGCAGGAGATCGAGAAGCTGAATGAGAGTACATCTGGGGATGTTTTAGCGATGAAAACAGAGTTAATTGGTGTTAAAACTGAACCCATTGACGAAGGTTCGATCAAGAGCGACGAAGAAAATATGAGCTGGCAATTTGATCAATATGCGGTAAAGGATGTAGTCGAAGACGCTTTAGAAACGGCTTTCGATTTCAGTGAGATTAAGATTGAACCAAATGAAGCGTACATTACTCACGATTCGCGATCGGATGCAGCGGAAGACAAGCAACATGATTCAATCAACAACGGATCGCAACCTCGCAATACCTATCAATGTCCAGAATGCCCAACGAAATTTACAAGTCATCAAAGGCTAGCAGCTCATGTGATAAAACATGCtg GAAACAAACCCTACAAATGTCGCAATAGTTGCGAAAAGGAGTTCGCTACGACAAAGAACCGAAGAAAACACGAGCAGCGGTGTGGCAACGAAGTGTACCAGTGCAACCTGTGCGAGGTCCAGCTGGACCGCCGGCGCAGCCTGTTCGACCACTACAACGCTGTCCACCCGGGGGAGCCGAAGCACCCGTGCGCGCACTGCGAGAAACGGTTCAAGAAAAA AGAACAACTCCAGCGACACGAGAAGAGGATTCATTCGGGGGATCGAGTAAGAGAATTTTCCTGCCAGCAGTGTGGGAGGACGTTTGCAGAAAACGGCACTTTGAAAAAGCATATGAAGATACACATTTAA
- the LOC120423488 gene encoding gastrula zinc finger protein xFG20-1-like, translated as MNIGAGKERKMVFIPKFRVIPTVSYNLDRLAGENNVLINRIIREMESCNQSQLSTAPSQQFCAFCLRARLPNVEFYKHIVGSTVELRKSLQALLGYEFRLENFAICKPCWKIMQLNQDFRLRCMKANKLAERRFSQGLGSEDGWFSARNLATIESLRMVVKDQLLQIEKVDVMVVVPVVSEAGRERQQSDAKSASEDARESRLKVGEVKVEPVDVDVSTTHVVKIERVEPEQQCVQNDSSVKPTQKPALDVVKIKVEPDVVIDNKRKGFIECISLDSEESDTAEATTTTNGVQEHLETTMDVGEVKVEPDYLILSVELEQPTSPSKDFETEVESDDWEDEISDASTKADESGLLQCKKCHRMFEPTGYKLHVLICTGKQPARIYKCPECPITFTKHHKLVAHKNRHAGITPYQCRRNCERGFASAAVRNRHEIRCGIDVQKCMFCEKQLDNRLRLYEHYRLEHPGEPKFGCSQCDKRFKRKEHLQCHEKRMHSSERPRELVCKVCDKAFVEKQNLQVHMKVHSDEKPYQCDQCGKQLKAKHSLDLHMASKHPELASEYGLKALARMQQRYKEISSKRKQENRVLKKRGPKPKKRKQESSESETESSEDYTEESETE; from the exons ATGAATATCGGTGCCGGAAAGGAACGAAAGATGGTGTTTATTCCTAAATTCCGTGTCATTCCAACAGTGTCTTACAATTTGGACCGATTGGCGGgcgaaaataatgttttgataaatAG GATCATCAGAGAGATGGAGTCCTGCAACCAGAGCCAATTGTCCACCGCACCTTCTCAACAGTTTTGTGCCTTCTGCCTGCGTGCCCGACTTCCAAATGTCGAGTTCTACAAGCACATCGTGGGCAGTACCGTCGAGCTGCGAAAGTCGCTCCAGGCCCTGCTCGGGTACGAGTTCCGGCTGGAAAACTTTGCCATCTGCAAGCCCTGCTGGAAGATCATGCAGCTGAACCAGGACTTCCGGTTGCGCTGCATGAAGGCGAACAAACTGGCGGAGCGGCGCTTTAGCCAGGGTTTGGGCAGCGAAGATGGGTGGTTTTCCGCGCGCAATCTGGCGACCATTGAGAGCCTCCGGATGGTGGTCAAAGATCAGCTGCTGCAGATCGAGAAGGTGGATGTGATGGTGGTGGTGCCGGTTGTGTCGGAAGCGGGTCGCGAACGGCAACAAAGCGATGCTAAGAGTGCATCTGAAGACGCTCGCGAGAGTAGATTGAAAGTTGGTGAAGTAAAAGTTGAACCGGTGGATGTGGACGTCTCAACGACACACGTGGTGAAAATAGAACGAGTAGAACCGGAACAGCAGTGCGTTCAGAACGATTCATCTGTCAAACCCACGCAGAAGCCGGCATTGGATGTTGTCAAAATTAAGGTCGAACCGGATGTAGTGATCGACAACAAACGGAAAGGGTTTATAGAATGCATAAGTCTCGATTCGGAAGAGTCGGACACAGCGGAAGCAACAACCACCACCAATGGAGTTCAAGAGCACCTCGAGACGACGATGGATGTTGGTGAAGTAAAGGTTGAACCAGATTACTTGATCCTGTCCGTAGAACTCGAGCAACCGACAAGTCCTTCGAAGGACTTTGAAACGGAAGTGGAATCGGATGACTGGGAAGACGAGATAAGTGACGCATCTACCAAAGCCGACGAATCTGGCTTGTTGCAGTGTAAAAAGTGCCATCGAATGTTCGAACCAACCGGGTACAAACTACACGTGCTGATTTGTACGGGAAAGCAACCTGCGCGAATTTACAAATGTCCGGAGTGTCCGATTACGTTTACGAAGCATCATAAGTTGGTAGCCCACAAGAACAGACATGCAG gCATAACCCCGTACCAATGCCGCAGGAATTGCGAGAGAGGATTCGCTTCTGCGGCGGTTCGAAACCGTCACGAAATCAGATGCGGGATAGACGTTCAGAAATGTATGTTTTGCGAAAAACAGCTGGACAACCGGCTGCGCTTGTACGAGCACTACAGACTCGAGCATCCCGGAGAGCCCAAGTTTGGCTGCTCGCAGTGTGATAAACGATTCAAACGGAA AGAGCACCTACAATGTCACGAGAAACGGATGCACTCGAGCGAACGTCCCCGGGAATTGGTTTGCAAAGTGTGCGACAAGGCGTTTGTGGAAAAGCAAAACTTGCAGGTCCACATGAAGGTGCACTCGGACGAGAAACCGTACCAGTGCGATCAGTGTGGCAAACAGCTCAAAGCTAAGCACTCGCTGGACCTGCACATGGCGTCCAAGCATCCGGAGCTGGCATCGGAGTACGGGCTGAAAGCATTGGCCCGGATGCAGCAGCGATACAAGGAAATTTCCAGCAAGCGGAAGCAGGAAAACAGGGTGCTGAAAAAGAGGGGACCGAAGCCGAAGAAACGGAAGCAAGAGTCGTCGGAGTCGGAAACGGAGTCTTCTGAGGATTACACGGAGGAATCGGAAACCGAGTGA
- the LOC120423483 gene encoding zinc finger protein 234-like yields MDQTEQQFSLTLSSEPFCTFCLRASPPNVQLYKYITGGFVELRLSFESILGYEFHLDSFAICKPCWSLAQLFQDFRTRCQRANGLLERIGHGLRGEGDDGWFGEQNLATIEGIQKVIQDQLAQIERVDAKGEDVRMIKTEPIDVEQCSSDELKPTESSQQLSQDKNKDVPAPAFHMVEIKVEHHDEVDSEESDEASKSAAEPKDEVPEKMEQTTQPSPNSSVESAKEDKEMEVEPAEEGNPECNEPSELVECDKCGRKFDKLKSMKLHSMNCDGTLPTRLLTCELCKASFLDRRLLNTHMNKHEGKTPFPCRKLCKASFISAQIRNRHELTCCNDRRKCTLCEEVLPDQMRLFAHYRLAHPGELRYPCPTCHKRFKRRDALASHERRLHSESRPKTEACQICGKMFAELNDLKGHVKLMHENPGGTRAKPAQCEVCGKRCSKQNSLNMHMAAAHPEQTTHANLEAYRRRCVLNMERKRRKKLVDSIPQIMNAPSFCAFCLRTRISHMKLHKQVAGCSDEQRQCFALILGYDFQLESFAVCRPCWKLMELLQDFRLRCLKANNLVERISRGMLPGIYEDDGWFSDNTWAKIESFRAVIQQQIVQIEKMEATAGESDCNGESTEEYDEIKIEPVEIQDEVVESDLECEETLQRNSVMEFESSVDSNLTCDEPAIEKNSTGLFKCKKCDQSFITNERVMQHLLNCDGTFNPLACNLCEATFTEHKQLITHLVFHSRAQNVVKCRIKCAKTFSSKSNRLRHEKTCDKVYQKCPLCEAHLDLGQEPLHEHYSLVHPAELKHPCTKCDKRFLNQEQVKSHEKVTHAEGRINVPCPECGIMFAEAKDLIVHTKRIHSELWLFQCDQCGKRHRDKQSLVTHMAEDHAKLAPETAATPTVVRMCERKANPKRAVDKESGGSSASKEPPFKGLKLRSFQIISP; encoded by the exons ATGGACCAGACGGAACAGCAGTTTAGCCTAACTCTATCGTCGGAGCCGTTCTGCACGTTCTGTCTGCGGGCAAGCCCGCCAAACGTGCAGCTGTACAAGTACATCACGGGTGGGTTCGTCGAGCTGCGGCTGTCGTTTGAGTCGATACTCGGGTACGAGTTCCACCTGGACAGCTTTGCCATCTGTAAGCCGTGCTGGAGCTTAGCACAACTGTTCCAGGACTTCCGAACACGGTGTCAGAGGGCCAACGGGTTGCTGGAGCGGATAGGTCATGGGCTGAGGGGGGAGGGAGATGACGGTTGGTTTGGGGAGCAGAACCTTGCGACCATCGAGGGCATCCAGAAGGTGATTCAGGACCAGTTGGCACAGATTGAGAGGGTTGATGCAAAGGGGGAAGATGTTCGGATGATTAAGACAGAACCGATTGACGTCGAGCAGTGCTCGAGTGATGAGCTGAAGCCAACAGAATCTAGTCAACAGTTGAGTCAGGACAAGAACAAGGACGTTCCTGCACCAGCATTCCATATGGTAGAAATTAAGGTTGAACATCACGATGAAGTGGACTCTGAAGAGAGTGACGAAGCGTCTAAATCTGCAGCGGAACCAAAGGACGAGGTACCAGAGAAAATGGAACAAACAACTCAACCAAGTCCAAATTCGTCAGTTGAATCAGCTAAAGAGGACAAAGAAATGGAAGTTGAACCAGCGGAAGAAGGCAACCCAGAATGTAATGAACCCTCAGAGCTCGTGGAATGTGATAAATGCGGCAGAAAGTTCGACAAATTGAAAAGCATGAAGCTGCACTCTATGAACTGTGATGGAACATTACCGACCCGACTTTTAACTTGCGAGCTGTGTAAAGCCTCATTTCTCGACCGCCGTCTTTTGAACACGCACATGAACAAACATGAAG GCAAAACTCCATTCCCATGTCGCAAGCTCTGCAAAGCGTCCTTCATTTCCGCCCAGATCCGCAACCGGCACGAGCTCACCTGCTGCAACGATCGCCGCAAGTGCACGCTGTGCGAGGAAGTCCTGCCCGACCAGATGCGCCTGTTTGCGCACTACAGGCTCGCGCATCCGGGAGAGCTCCGCTATCCGTGCCCGACCTGCCACAAACGCTTCAAACGCAGAGACGCCCTCGCGTCCCACGAGCGCAGACTCCACTCCGAAAGTCGCCCGAAAACCGAAGCCTGCCAAATCTGCGGCAAGATGTTCGCCGAGCTGAACGATCTCAAGGGGCACGTCAAGCTGATGCACGAGAATCCGGGCGGAACGCGCGCCAAGCCGGCTCAGTGTGAAGTGTGCGGTAAGCGGTGCAGCAAGCAGAACTCGCTGAACATGCACATGGCCGCGGCACATCCGGAGCAGACGACGCATGCAAACCTGGAAGCGTATAGGCGGAGGTGTGTGCTGAATATGGAGCGGAAGCGGAGGAAGAAGTTGGTGGA TTCAATTCCCCAGATAATGAACGCCCCATCATTCTGCGCGTTCTGTCTCCGGACAAGAATTTCGCACATGAAGCTGCACAAACAAGTCGCCGGATGTTCGGACGAGCAGCGGCAGTGCTTCGCGCTGATACTCGGATACGACTTCCAGCTGGAGAGCTTTGCCGTCTGCCGACCCTGCTGGAAGCTGATGGAGCTGCTGCAGGACTTCCGGCTGCGCTGCTTGAAAGCAAACAACCTGGTGGAGAGGATCAGCCGAGGGATGCTTCCGGGAATATACGAGGACGATGGTTGGTTTTCGGATAATACTTGGGCCAAAATCGAAAGCTTCCGGGCCGTTATCCAACAGCAGATCGTGCAGATTGAGAAGATGGAGGCGACTGCGGGAGAATCCGATTGCAATGGTGAATCAACGGAAGAGTATGATGAAATAAAGATTGAACCGGTGGAAATTCAAGACGAAGTCGTCGAATCAGATCTGGAATGTGAGGAAACTCTTCAACGCAATAGCGTGATGGAGTTCGAATCCAGTGTTGACAGCAATCTAACTTGTGATGAACCCGCAATAGAAAAGAATTCAACTGGTTTATTCAAATGCAAGAAATGTGACCAGAGTTTCATAACTAACGAAAGGGTAATGCAGCATTTGCTGAACTGTGATGGAACTTTTAATCCCTTAGCTTGCAATTTGTGTGAAGCGACGTTTACAGAACACAAACAACTGATAACTCACTTGGTATTTCATTCTAGAG CCCAAAATGTTGTCAAATGCCGAATTAAATGTGCCAAAACATTTAGTTCAAAATCTAATCGCTTGAGACATGAGAAAACTTGCGACAAAGTTTATCAAAAGTGTCCTCTGTGCGAAGCGCATCTGGATCTCGGACAAGAACCCCTGCACGAGCACTATAGTCTTGTACATCCAGCAGAACTGAAACATCCATGCACGAAATGTGACAAACGCTTTCTAAACCA AGAACAAGTCAAATCTCACGAAAAAGTAACTCACGCCGAGGGGCGCATCAACGTGCCCTGTCCGGAGTGCGGAATCATGTTTGCCGAGGCCAAAGATCTGATCGTACACACCAAGCGAATCCACAGCGAACTGTGGCTCTTTCAGTGTGACCAGTGTGGGAAACGACACCGTGATAAGCAGTCGCTAGTGACGCACATGGCCGAAGATCACGCGAAGCTGGCACCGGAAACAGCGGCGACGCCAACTGTGGTCCGGATGTGTGAACGAAAAGCTAATCCGAAAAGGGCTGTGGATAAGGAATCGGGTGGTTCGAGTGCTTCAAAAGAGCCGCCGTTTAAGGGATTAAAGTTAAGATCTTTTCAAATCATTAGTCCGTGA